From Sporosarcina sp. Te-1, the proteins below share one genomic window:
- a CDS encoding phosphotransferase enzyme family protein, whose protein sequence is MNHKEVTEIYEAYLSPLVSELYELDGYETSLINAHAGGRNVVYNCEKEGASAKILRIAYLHDRSREDLLGEVEYIHYLFNHGGSVSNVINSRKGNLLEEITYNDHTFYVCLFEKARGKRLVENHYQYRKGVPITEYYYNCGKVLGKLHQLSKGYAPVHRRYSFFDKYNVEYIDKLIPETLPLLKEKMIELLKTLEGLYKDSESFGMVHFDYNDGNYMIDFDTGQITVFDFDNSCLCWYMFDLANLWTLGMGWIQFEPDAGKRKDFMDDYFKTVLEGYTSETKIEDSMLDRLSLFIQITLIENIVDAFEVMRNNGEELKCDEELSYIIKCLEDDIPYMGFFNVIFSCEEPFECEERNI, encoded by the coding sequence ATGAATCATAAGGAAGTTACAGAAATATACGAAGCTTATTTAAGTCCACTAGTATCAGAGCTGTACGAGTTGGACGGCTATGAAACAAGCCTAATTAATGCTCATGCTGGAGGGCGGAATGTCGTTTATAACTGCGAGAAAGAGGGCGCTAGTGCAAAGATACTTAGAATCGCATATTTACATGACAGGAGTCGAGAGGATCTACTAGGCGAAGTTGAATATATCCACTATTTATTCAATCATGGCGGCAGTGTCTCGAATGTGATCAACTCCCGGAAAGGGAATCTACTGGAAGAGATCACTTATAATGATCACACCTTTTATGTCTGCCTGTTCGAAAAGGCTAGGGGAAAAAGACTGGTGGAAAATCATTATCAATATCGCAAAGGAGTTCCTATTACGGAATACTATTATAACTGCGGTAAAGTTCTCGGGAAGCTGCACCAATTGTCAAAAGGCTATGCTCCTGTTCATCGCAGGTATAGTTTCTTCGATAAATACAATGTCGAGTATATCGATAAGCTGATACCGGAAACGTTACCTCTGCTTAAGGAGAAAATGATAGAGCTTCTTAAAACCTTAGAGGGATTGTATAAGGATTCCGAGTCTTTCGGTATGGTGCATTTCGATTACAATGACGGTAATTATATGATTGACTTTGATACTGGACAAATCACTGTATTTGATTTTGATAATTCATGTCTCTGTTGGTATATGTTTGACTTGGCAAATCTTTGGACACTCGGAATGGGCTGGATACAATTTGAGCCAGACGCCGGTAAACGGAAAGACTTCATGGATGATTATTTCAAAACAGTACTCGAGGGATACACATCCGAAACTAAAATTGAAGATTCGATGTTGGATAGGTTGTCCTTATTCATCCAAATAACCCTTATAGAAAATATTGTTGATGCATTCGAGGTCATGCGGAACAACGGGGAAGAGCTGAAGTGCGATGAGGAGTTGTCATATATCATAAAATGCCTCGAAGATGATATCCCGTATATGGGATTTTTCAATGTTATTTTTTCGTGCGAAGAACCTTTCGAGTGTGAGGAACGAAATATTTGA
- the fni gene encoding type 2 isopentenyl-diphosphate Delta-isomerase — protein MNAWREGGRNVTEAIHKRKSEHISITLNEKVTGTNITTGLERVVFIHNALPEMDFDSIELNSTFVETVCEKPFLISSMTGGAAFAETINRNLAMAAEQQGWVLALGSMRALIESEHHRESFQVRKYAPNVPIIANLGAVQLNYGFGTDECRRIIEMSEADALVLHLNSIQEVIQPDGNTNFKSLLEKIEILCQALHVPVGIKEVGWGIDGETARRLCDAGVQFIDVAGAGGTSWSQVEKYRAADPIKRKAAETFSGWGIPTADSILSVRQHVGEERTVIGSGGMHTGLDAAKSIALGANLVGFGKSILHEATQSVEEVLRVMQTIELELKMAMFGIGASSLDELQQTDRVRFI, from the coding sequence TTGAATGCGTGGCGGGAAGGCGGAAGAAATGTGACGGAGGCAATCCATAAAAGAAAATCGGAACATATTAGCATCACTCTAAACGAAAAAGTGACGGGCACGAATATCACGACCGGGTTGGAACGGGTCGTATTCATACATAATGCTTTACCTGAGATGGACTTCGACTCCATTGAATTGAATAGCACATTTGTGGAAACAGTTTGTGAAAAACCATTTCTTATTAGCTCCATGACAGGCGGCGCCGCATTTGCAGAAACGATCAACCGTAATTTGGCGATGGCCGCAGAACAACAGGGCTGGGTACTGGCTTTAGGCTCCATGCGGGCGCTGATCGAAAGTGAACACCACCGGGAATCGTTTCAGGTGAGGAAATATGCACCGAACGTACCGATCATCGCTAATCTGGGAGCAGTGCAGCTGAATTACGGTTTTGGGACAGATGAATGCAGGCGGATTATCGAAATGAGCGAAGCAGATGCACTTGTTCTTCATTTGAACAGTATCCAGGAAGTGATCCAGCCTGACGGCAATACAAATTTTAAATCACTCCTTGAAAAGATTGAAATCTTGTGTCAAGCTCTGCATGTGCCTGTCGGGATAAAAGAAGTCGGTTGGGGAATTGATGGAGAGACGGCAAGAAGATTATGCGATGCAGGCGTCCAATTCATCGACGTCGCCGGCGCAGGCGGTACGTCTTGGAGCCAGGTGGAGAAATATCGGGCTGCGGATCCTATTAAACGAAAGGCGGCTGAGACGTTCAGCGGATGGGGGATTCCGACAGCAGACAGTATTTTGTCAGTTCGGCAGCACGTAGGAGAGGAGCGAACGGTCATTGGCAGCGGCGGCATGCATACGGGACTGGATGCAGCGAAGTCAATCGCTCTTGGCGCAAACCTCGTCGGTTTCGGAAAATCGATTCTGCACGAAGCGACACAATCGGTTGAAGAGGTATTGCGAGTCATGCAGACGATTGAATTAGAGCTGAAAATGGCGATGTTCGGCATTGGGGCATCCTCATTGGATGAATTACAACAGACCGATCGCGTTCGTTTCATATAA
- a CDS encoding RNA polymerase sigma factor: MLQQIVWSAELDVERIVDMYGNMLFSICLVILCNEKDAEDVVQDTFITYLTKSPTFNDSEHEKAWLITIATNRCKNMRRYNFIRKYIDINDLQLYSKKDKNHVLLDLLMRLPTKHKVVLLLYYVEGYKVDEIAKILTITTSAVKKRLQRGRELLRERYRKENEYGL; encoded by the coding sequence ATGTTGCAACAGATTGTTTGGTCGGCTGAACTAGATGTAGAGCGAATTGTTGATATGTATGGGAATATGCTATTTAGTATTTGTCTTGTTATTTTATGCAATGAGAAAGATGCAGAGGATGTCGTACAAGACACGTTTATTACGTATCTAACGAAATCTCCAACTTTTAACGATTCAGAACATGAGAAAGCATGGTTAATTACAATTGCCACGAATCGCTGCAAGAATATGAGAAGGTACAATTTTATTCGTAAGTATATAGATATCAATGATTTACAGCTCTATTCTAAGAAAGATAAAAACCATGTTTTACTCGACCTTCTAATGAGATTGCCAACTAAACATAAAGTTGTATTGTTACTTTATTATGTGGAGGGCTATAAAGTCGATGAAATAGCGAAAATCCTTACCATTACTACGTCAGCAGTGAAAAAGCGGTTACAACGGGGAAGAGAGCTTCTTCGGGAAAGATATCGAAAGGAGAATGAATATGGACTTTGA
- a CDS encoding GNAT family N-acetyltransferase yields MRQLRTHLSEESYLALVLEAQETMNYRQHALLIDGRMVSIIGWMPMTTLYYGQYIWVCDLVTDTAVRSNGYGEKLLEFTHELAVEMGYGTVALSSGLQRLEAHRFYEEKMGYEKASYVFKWER; encoded by the coding sequence ATGCGTCAATTACGGACGCACCTGTCGGAGGAATCGTATCTCGCACTCGTTTTGGAGGCACAGGAGACAATGAACTATCGCCAGCACGCTTTGCTCATCGATGGCAGGATGGTCTCGATCATCGGTTGGATGCCAATGACGACGCTTTATTATGGCCAGTATATTTGGGTTTGCGATCTGGTGACCGACACTGCTGTTCGCTCCAATGGATATGGAGAAAAGCTGCTCGAATTTACTCATGAATTGGCCGTAGAAATGGGGTATGGCACTGTCGCTCTATCTTCCGGTTTACAGCGACTTGAGGCCCATCGATTCTATGAAGAGAAGATGGGTTACGAGAAAGCGAGTTATGTGTTCAAATGGGAACGATGA
- a CDS encoding acyl-CoA thioesterase/BAAT N-terminal domain-containing protein: MKPKFHITQNSTLIDTKVEIRITDLLPNEIVTLKAEMRDNLGVDWESCAEFTSDNEGKINLATAQPLSGTYDMPDITGLFWSMSPIRNAQPKNRTPLKPLETKIFLMRMKGGVTSTSIIREVVSPEVYRLPISVKGLVGTFFFHPKSGPLPTVIVLGGSEGGLRESNAALLASHGFNTLALAYFGTENQPKKLVCIPLDYMEKL; the protein is encoded by the coding sequence ATGAAACCAAAATTCCATATTACACAGAATAGTACCTTAATTGACACAAAAGTAGAAATCCGAATTACTGATCTTCTGCCAAATGAGATTGTGACGTTAAAAGCTGAAATGCGTGATAACCTTGGTGTGGATTGGGAATCGTGTGCGGAATTTACATCCGATAACGAAGGAAAAATTAATTTAGCGACAGCACAACCACTATCAGGAACTTATGATATGCCTGATATTACGGGGCTTTTTTGGTCAATGTCTCCTATCCGTAATGCTCAACCGAAAAATCGTACCCCATTAAAGCCCCTAGAGACAAAAATTTTTCTAATGAGAATGAAGGGTGGCGTGACATCCACGTCTATCATACGGGAGGTAGTTTCACCCGAAGTCTATAGACTTCCAATAAGTGTTAAAGGACTGGTTGGTACATTCTTTTTTCATCCGAAGAGTGGCCCATTGCCTACCGTTATCGTATTGGGAGGATCTGAAGGCGGGCTACGCGAGAGTAATGCAGCATTGTTGGCTTCACATGGATTTAACACGTTGGCTTTGGCATACTTTGGTACCGAAAACCAGCCAAAGAAATTAGTGTGTATCCCATTAGATTATATGGAAAAGCTATAA
- a CDS encoding LAGLIDADG family homing endonuclease, protein MIINSKVIKSDLEKLGITPNKSRSVRFPDVPDEFLPSFIRGVIDGDGWVQKEGYQMNITTASEHFANSLMAVFKNWRLIPKREKRFTDLNRPYFRVAVNGKEQIKRLATILYANSNELCVPSKRERMLLHFTFKRGINR, encoded by the coding sequence TTGATTATTAATTCGAAAGTGATAAAATCTGATCTTGAAAAGCTTGGAATCACGCCGAATAAATCAAGGAGTGTCAGATTTCCTGATGTTCCAGATGAATTTCTTCCATCTTTCATACGAGGAGTTATTGATGGTGATGGCTGGGTACAAAAAGAAGGATATCAAATGAACATTACAACAGCAAGCGAGCACTTTGCAAATTCCTTGATGGCCGTATTCAAGAACTGGAGGTTAATCCCAAAACGAGAAAAACGATTTACCGATTTGAACCGTCCATACTTCAGAGTCGCTGTAAATGGAAAAGAACAAATAAAAAGGTTAGCTACTATTCTTTATGCCAATTCAAATGAACTATGTGTACCATCCAAAAGAGAGCGTATGCTATTACATTTTACATTCAAACGAGGAATCAATCGCTGA
- a CDS encoding bifunctional 3,4-dihydroxy-2-butanone-4-phosphate synthase/GTP cyclohydrolase II, with amino-acid sequence MYTTVETAITELKRGKPIIVVDDEDRENEGDFVALAEFATPEMINFMATEGRGLICVPVAESLAQQLGLTPMVQNNTDTHGTAFTVSIDHAGSHTGISAFERSETIMKMIEPHASLSDFRQPGHIFPLIAKDGGVLRRAGHTEAAVDLAVLAGSNKAGVICEIMNEDGSMARGKQLTELAQRFDLVILTIEQLIAYRKKHDKLMERIVDIELPTSFGHFKATAYIETLTGREHVALVKGKPDEMDAPLVRIHSECMTGDIFGSYRCDCGPQLQAALRQIEEAGTGILLYMRQEGRGIGLVNKFKAYQLQEQGMDTVEANERLGFKDDERDYFQCAQILRDLGVTTIDLLTNNPRKMDALSSYGITVRERIPIELPIREENYAYMETKKQKLGHLLNA; translated from the coding sequence ATGTATACTACAGTTGAAACTGCAATTACTGAATTGAAACGCGGTAAGCCTATTATCGTTGTTGATGATGAAGACCGCGAGAACGAAGGTGATTTTGTAGCGCTTGCTGAATTTGCCACACCTGAGATGATCAACTTTATGGCAACAGAAGGGCGTGGATTGATATGTGTACCTGTTGCTGAGTCACTGGCACAGCAGCTTGGATTAACTCCTATGGTTCAAAACAATACAGACACACACGGGACGGCTTTCACGGTGAGTATAGATCATGCCGGCTCCCATACAGGCATCTCTGCTTTCGAACGGTCAGAGACGATTATGAAGATGATTGAACCGCATGCTTCCCTATCTGATTTCAGACAACCGGGACATATTTTTCCGTTAATCGCAAAGGATGGCGGTGTCCTGCGTAGGGCAGGCCATACGGAGGCCGCGGTGGATTTGGCAGTGCTTGCTGGTTCCAATAAAGCAGGCGTCATTTGTGAAATTATGAACGAAGATGGCTCGATGGCTCGCGGCAAGCAACTAACTGAACTTGCGCAACGTTTCGATCTTGTAATTTTGACAATCGAACAATTGATCGCCTACCGAAAAAAACATGACAAACTCATGGAACGCATTGTCGATATCGAATTGCCCACATCGTTCGGTCACTTTAAAGCGACAGCTTATATCGAAACATTGACGGGCCGTGAACATGTAGCGCTTGTGAAAGGCAAACCCGATGAGATGGATGCCCCTCTCGTCCGGATCCACTCTGAATGTATGACCGGGGACATATTTGGATCGTACCGATGTGATTGCGGCCCACAGCTTCAAGCTGCTCTCCGGCAGATCGAAGAAGCCGGGACAGGCATCTTGCTCTATATGCGCCAGGAAGGACGAGGCATTGGCCTTGTGAATAAATTCAAGGCGTATCAACTACAGGAACAAGGTATGGATACGGTGGAAGCGAATGAAAGGTTAGGGTTCAAGGACGATGAACGGGACTATTTCCAATGCGCCCAAATATTACGGGATTTAGGGGTTACGACGATTGATTTGCTGACAAATAATCCTCGAAAGATGGATGCCCTGTCGTCCTACGGAATTACGGTTCGCGAACGCATTCCAATCGAATTGCCGATCCGGGAAGAAAATTACGCTTACATGGAAACCAAAAAACAAAAACTCGGTCATTTACTGAATGCTTGA
- the ribE gene encoding 6,7-dimethyl-8-ribityllumazine synthase: MSTTYEGHLIGSGLKIGIVVSRFNEFITGKLLSGAEDALRRHGVQQEDVDVAWVPGAFEIPLVAKQLAASKKYDAVIALGTVIRGSTPHFDYVCNEVAKGISAINLSEGIPVIFGVITTDSIEQAIERAGTKAGNKGWDAGTSAIEMGNLMKQITNQ; this comes from the coding sequence ATGAGTACAACATATGAAGGCCATTTAATAGGATCTGGACTGAAAATAGGAATTGTCGTTTCACGTTTCAATGAATTTATTACTGGTAAGCTGCTGAGCGGCGCGGAAGATGCGTTGCGGAGACATGGTGTGCAGCAAGAAGATGTGGATGTCGCCTGGGTACCTGGGGCTTTCGAAATTCCGCTTGTCGCGAAACAGTTGGCGGCTTCCAAAAAGTATGATGCTGTCATTGCATTAGGTACTGTCATTAGAGGGTCTACTCCCCATTTTGACTATGTATGCAACGAAGTCGCGAAAGGGATTTCTGCAATCAATTTATCCGAAGGGATTCCGGTCATTTTCGGGGTAATAACAACCGATTCCATTGAACAAGCGATAGAGAGAGCGGGTACGAAGGCTGGAAACAAGGGCTGGGATGCAGGAACCTCTGCAATTGAAATGGGCAATCTGATGAAACAGATAACTAACCAGTAA
- a CDS encoding acyl-CoA thioester hydrolase/BAAT C-terminal domain-containing protein — MYPIRLYGKAINWLSGHPNVDSAKLAVLGTSKGGELALLLASIFPAIKAVVGYVPSGIIYPGLGPTPVASSWQYKGQSLPFAYGEVPQEVMTELNQAMNTGVPISWRKTYLYWAEGEKQAESRDCSRKY; from the coding sequence GTGTATCCCATTAGATTATATGGAAAAGCTATAAATTGGCTAAGTGGTCATCCAAATGTAGATTCTGCAAAACTGGCGGTATTGGGAACTTCTAAAGGTGGGGAATTAGCATTACTACTCGCATCAATCTTTCCAGCAATCAAGGCAGTTGTAGGTTATGTTCCTAGTGGAATTATTTATCCAGGATTAGGTCCGACACCTGTTGCATCTTCTTGGCAATATAAAGGGCAATCGTTGCCGTTCGCGTATGGAGAGGTGCCGCAAGAGGTTATGACGGAGTTAAACCAGGCGATGAATACGGGAGTTCCAATATCTTGGAGAAAAACGTACTTGTATTGGGCGGAAGGAGAAAAACAAGCAGAGAGCAGAGATTGCAGTAGAAAATATTAA
- the ribD gene encoding bifunctional diaminohydroxyphosphoribosylaminopyrimidine deaminase/5-amino-6-(5-phosphoribosylamino)uracil reductase RibD — protein sequence MEHDDYMKLAVQLARTATGQTSPNPIVGAVCVADGQVVGTGFHVKAGTPHAEVHALRMAGELAYGADLYVTLEPCAHTGKTPPCTEAIIASGIRRVFIASIDPNPAVSGKGIGLLRNAGIEVTMIPSKEADFSNRAFFHYIQNQKPYVTLKAAVTLDGRLATQHGDSKWITSEQARLDVHHLRHTHDAILVGVQTILQDNPFLTTRLPHGGKNPIRIILDRRLRTPKTAHVITDNAVQTILFTLDSAKNIDAFREFPLVHVETIPEHADFLEEVLTRLAKMSVMTVLVEGGSQVHSSFIDRELAQELYLYMAPKLVGNGPSLFENKGRSYISESELLQILSVKQIGHDIRLHASFSKEVSAPCLLGS from the coding sequence ATGGAACATGATGATTATATGAAGCTTGCAGTCCAGTTGGCACGCACTGCCACAGGGCAAACCTCTCCGAACCCAATTGTCGGGGCTGTTTGTGTTGCAGATGGACAAGTTGTCGGTACAGGCTTTCATGTGAAGGCTGGGACACCGCACGCCGAGGTCCACGCACTTAGGATGGCAGGAGAATTGGCTTATGGCGCCGACCTCTATGTCACGTTAGAGCCTTGTGCCCATACAGGCAAAACGCCTCCCTGCACGGAGGCAATTATTGCGAGCGGAATACGCCGTGTTTTCATTGCATCAATCGACCCGAATCCTGCCGTCAGCGGCAAAGGTATCGGGCTTCTTAGAAATGCAGGTATAGAAGTTACTATGATTCCAAGCAAAGAGGCAGATTTCAGCAACCGGGCATTTTTTCATTATATCCAAAATCAAAAACCGTACGTCACGTTAAAGGCGGCTGTCACTTTGGATGGCCGATTAGCGACGCAGCATGGGGACAGCAAATGGATTACATCTGAGCAGGCACGACTGGATGTCCATCACCTCCGCCATACCCATGACGCAATTCTAGTTGGCGTACAAACCATTCTTCAAGATAACCCTTTCCTCACCACCCGTTTGCCCCATGGTGGAAAGAATCCAATTCGAATTATTTTAGATCGTCGTCTGAGGACGCCGAAAACGGCGCACGTCATAACCGACAACGCAGTACAAACTATCTTGTTTACGCTAGATAGTGCAAAAAATATTGATGCCTTTCGGGAGTTCCCGCTTGTTCATGTAGAAACCATTCCTGAGCATGCTGATTTTCTGGAAGAAGTATTGACCCGTCTGGCAAAAATGAGTGTCATGACTGTTCTTGTTGAAGGCGGTAGCCAGGTGCACTCAAGTTTCATTGACCGGGAACTTGCGCAAGAACTTTATTTGTATATGGCTCCGAAGTTAGTAGGCAATGGCCCTTCCCTATTTGAAAATAAAGGAAGATCGTACATCTCCGAATCTGAGCTTCTGCAAATACTTAGTGTGAAGCAAATCGGACATGACATCCGATTGCACGCCAGCTTTTCTAAGGAGGTGTCAGCTCCTTGTTTACTGGGATCATAG
- a CDS encoding helix-turn-helix domain-containing protein: MTDQKIIELYKSGMSYKEMCQLVGLSDRAIRNVLSKHGIQMRPAGRPRIHHVNEDFFKRWTHEMAWVLGLFITDGHINKDLHSVYLSQKDITVLQKVATLMEATEVIAEPTGTRKTFVDY, translated from the coding sequence ATGACAGATCAAAAAATAATTGAGCTGTACAAAAGCGGTATGAGCTACAAAGAAATGTGCCAACTTGTAGGTCTTTCGGATAGGGCGATTCGGAATGTACTGAGTAAACATGGAATCCAAATGCGGCCAGCAGGGCGTCCGAGAATTCATCATGTGAATGAGGATTTCTTTAAGAGGTGGACTCATGAAATGGCTTGGGTACTTGGACTTTTTATTACAGATGGCCATATTAACAAGGATTTGCACTCTGTTTATTTATCGCAAAAGGACATAACTGTTTTACAAAAGGTCGCAACTCTCATGGAAGCTACTGAAGTAATTGCAGAGCCAACAGGAACTAGGAAAACATTTGTTGATTATTAA
- a CDS encoding NUDIX domain-containing protein, whose amino-acid sequence MKRTEILVQCDVDESFYRLPGGSIEFGETAVEAIKRELIEEYNLSLIIGKLACINENIIQYSGKKEHNCTLIHWCTSNEITKNNYIHNENSKIKLVWRTISQLRERPFYPEGILDVIVSDKNSISHIKRNKNYD is encoded by the coding sequence ATGAAGAGGACAGAAATTCTTGTGCAATGTGATGTAGACGAAAGTTTTTACCGCCTTCCTGGTGGAAGTATTGAATTTGGTGAAACAGCAGTTGAAGCGATTAAAAGGGAATTAATTGAGGAATATAATTTATCTTTGATTATCGGCAAACTAGCTTGTATTAATGAAAATATTATTCAGTATAGCGGGAAGAAGGAACACAATTGTACATTAATTCATTGGTGTACCAGTAACGAAATAACAAAAAATAATTATATACATAATGAGAATTCAAAGATAAAACTTGTTTGGCGTACAATTTCACAATTAAGAGAAAGACCATTCTATCCTGAGGGAATATTGGATGTTATTGTTTCAGACAAAAATTCTATTTCTCATATCAAAAGAAATAAGAATTATGATTAG
- a CDS encoding acyl-CoA thioester hydrolase/BAAT C-terminal domain-containing protein, whose protein sequence is MREFQYLGEKRTCIGRKEKNKQRAEIAVENINGPILLISGGDDQLWPADILSEKVITRLKEHSHPYYYKHINYPEVGHSFVVPGLPTSQSVISPYGTGRLLLGGLPKDNAQAQFDAWQRTVDFFREFLTPNYD, encoded by the coding sequence ATACGGGAGTTCCAATATCTTGGAGAAAAACGTACTTGTATTGGGCGGAAGGAGAAAAACAAGCAGAGAGCAGAGATTGCAGTAGAAAATATTAATGGCCCTATTCTTTTGATTTCGGGTGGTGACGACCAGCTTTGGCCAGCCGATATATTGTCTGAGAAAGTGATTACCCGATTAAAAGAGCATAGCCATCCATATTATTACAAACATATCAATTATCCTGAGGTTGGTCATTCTTTTGTTGTTCCGGGTCTTCCGACATCGCAATCTGTCATATCTCCATATGGAACCGGCAGGCTGTTACTTGGAGGATTGCCCAAAGATAACGCACAGGCTCAATTTGATGCTTGGCAAAGAACAGTAGATTTTTTTAGAGAATTCTTAACGCCTAACTATGACTGA
- a CDS encoding serine hydrolase, translating into MKSLVDFEKVIKKDKIDSVLVQKNNTVIFEYFRNNKMKEKQHKIYSVTKSVLSALIGIAIDKGYIENVNTPIYNYFPEIKNDKEKQEITIKHLLTMTSGLHWPGNSGMIPSKNWVDFVLQQDMDHPPGKEMVYSCGSSQLLSAILQKSTGVSIETFAKKHLFIPLGITDYKWNRDAQGIAIGGFGLTIKSADMLKIGSLYLQNGVWKTKQIVPSHWVEESTTPKVKIDDHYSYGYHWWNITFDNQIGRIYSAIGREGQYIIVAPEDQLVTVITSSFKEDSRRPLQYFAEYLLERK; encoded by the coding sequence ATGAAATCTTTAGTAGATTTTGAAAAAGTCATAAAAAAAGACAAAATTGATAGTGTCCTTGTCCAGAAGAATAATACCGTGATTTTCGAATACTTTCGTAACAACAAAATGAAAGAAAAACAACATAAAATTTATTCTGTCACAAAAAGTGTTCTTTCGGCACTGATTGGAATTGCAATTGACAAAGGCTATATCGAAAATGTAAATACACCAATCTACAACTACTTTCCGGAAATTAAGAACGATAAAGAAAAACAAGAGATTACAATCAAGCATTTGCTGACAATGACATCAGGATTACACTGGCCGGGTAATAGTGGCATGATTCCCAGTAAAAATTGGGTTGATTTTGTACTGCAGCAGGACATGGATCATCCTCCCGGAAAAGAAATGGTCTACAGTTGCGGGTCTTCACAACTGTTAAGTGCAATCTTGCAAAAGAGTACTGGAGTAAGTATAGAAACTTTCGCTAAAAAACATTTATTTATACCTTTAGGTATAACTGATTATAAGTGGAACCGTGATGCTCAAGGTATAGCCATTGGAGGATTCGGTTTAACGATAAAATCGGCTGATATGTTAAAAATCGGTTCACTTTATTTACAAAATGGAGTATGGAAAACCAAACAAATCGTTCCATCTCATTGGGTTGAGGAATCTACAACTCCTAAGGTCAAAATTGATGATCATTATTCATACGGATATCACTGGTGGAATATAACATTTGATAATCAAATAGGAAGAATATACTCGGCGATTGGACGTGAAGGACAGTATATTATTGTCGCACCTGAAGACCAATTGGTAACGGTTATCACAAGTAGTTTTAAAGAGGATTCAAGAAGACCTTTGCAATATTTTGCGGAATATCTTTTAGAAAGGAAATAA
- the ribE gene encoding riboflavin synthase — translation MFTGIIEEVGVIKEVQHGHRSMQLAVSCTKVLEDVAKGDSIAVDGVCLTVVEFTSTFFRADVMPETFASTTLSAMKPGSHVNLERAISANGRFGGHFVSGHVDQVGEIVSIRPASNAVYVEIRTQRELLPYIMEKGSIAIDGTSLTIFAVKNDTFTISLIPATQKDSQIGRKKVGAKVNIECDILVKYMDRLIFKRHQETLGGGLSMDILAANGFLK, via the coding sequence TTGTTTACTGGGATCATAGAAGAAGTTGGCGTAATAAAAGAAGTCCAACATGGCCATCGCTCCATGCAATTGGCAGTAAGTTGTACAAAGGTGCTGGAAGACGTGGCCAAAGGAGATAGTATCGCCGTGGATGGTGTCTGTCTTACGGTCGTTGAATTTACATCAACCTTTTTCCGTGCGGACGTCATGCCGGAAACGTTTGCTTCCACCACCCTCTCTGCAATGAAACCGGGCAGCCACGTAAATTTAGAGCGTGCCATTTCCGCAAACGGACGTTTTGGTGGCCACTTTGTCTCAGGTCATGTTGATCAGGTCGGTGAAATCGTGTCCATCAGGCCTGCCTCGAACGCAGTATATGTGGAGATTCGTACGCAACGTGAACTGCTGCCTTACATTATGGAAAAAGGATCGATTGCAATTGATGGTACATCATTGACTATTTTTGCAGTTAAGAACGATACGTTTACCATATCTTTGATCCCTGCAACACAAAAAGATTCACAGATCGGCCGAAAAAAGGTTGGAGCCAAGGTGAATATCGAATGTGACATACTCGTTAAATATATGGATCGATTGATCTTCAAACGACATCAGGAAACACTGGGAGGCGGCTTGTCAATGGACATATTGGCCGCTAACGGATTTTTAAAGTAA